One genomic window of Arachis hypogaea cultivar Tifrunner chromosome 8, arahy.Tifrunner.gnm2.J5K5, whole genome shotgun sequence includes the following:
- the LOC112707495 gene encoding cationic amino acid transporter 2, vacuolar — protein MGILIDSQEGGNRNGGQCSKMFFNRKKKVDSARKNTSEPQLAKELSVPQLLAIGVGATIGAGVYVLVGTVARELSGSSLAISFLVAGFAAALSAFCYAELASRCPSAGSAYHYTYICVGEGVAWLIGWALILEYTIGGAAVARGITPNLAALFGGEDNLPIFLSRQHIAGIDIVVDPCAAIMIFVITALLCVGIKESIMVQSIVTSVNMCALMFVIIAGGYLGCKSGWPGYEVPTGSFPFGVDGMLAGSATVFFAYIGFDAVASTAEEVKNPQRDLPLGIGGSLFLCCGLYMMVSIVIVGLVPYYAIDPDTPISSAFASHGMQWAAYIINAGAFTALCASLMGGILPQPRILMAMARDGLLPPFFSDINKHSQVPVKSTIATGLIAAILAFSMEVSQLAGMVSVGTLLAFTMVAISVLILRYIPPDEVPLRPFLQQPIDSGTGGYIWSCLETGWKDKEAVGTSGNRKPLLVKEDVSIEYPLIPKQLAIGNYLHEGNRRKVVGWVITLTCVGILVLTYAASDLTLLSSVRFGLCGVGGSLLLSGLVFLTCIDQDVARHNFGHTGGFICPLVPLLPIVCILINSYLLVNLGSDTWARVSIWLAIGLVVYVFYGRTHSSLKDAVYVPATQVDDTYHDHTTTCLA, from the exons ATGGGGATTTTGATTGATTCACAAGAGGGTGGTAATAGGAATGGAGGTCAATGTTCAAAGATGTTCTTCAATAGGAAGAAGAAGGTGGATTCTGCACGCAAGAACACCTCTGAGCCTCAACTTGCTAAGGAGCTATCTGTTCCTCAACTCTTGGCAATTG GTGTTGGTGCAACAATTGGTGCTGGTGTATATGTTCTGGTTGGAACAGTTGCTCGTGAGCTTTCCGGTTCTTCTCTGGCAATTTCTTTCCTGGTAGCTGGATTCGCGGCTGCTCTTTCGGCTTTTTGCTATGCGGAGCTAGCTAGTCGTTGTCCTTCTGCTGGGAGTGCCTATCACTACACATACATATGTGTTGGGGAAGG AGTTGCTTGGTTGATTGGCTGGGCCTTGATATTAGAATATACAATTGGTGGAGCTGCTGTTGCTCGGGGCATAACACCCAATTTG GCTGCTCTTTTTGGAGGTGAAGACAATCTACCCATCTTTTTATCGCGTCAGCATATTGCTGGGATCGATATTGTTGTGGACCCATGTGCAGCAATTATGATATTTGTTATTACTGCACTCCTGTGTGTTGGGATTAAAGAG AGTATAATGGTTCAAAGTATTGTCACATCAGTGAACATGTGTGCTTTGATGTTTGTCATAATTGCTGGTGGTTACCTAGGATGCAAATCTGGATGGCCTGGATATGAAGTTCCTACAGG ATCTTTTCCATTCGGGGTAGATGGAATGCTTGCTGGTTCTGCAACTGTCTTTTTTGCTTATATAGGTTTTGATGCAGTTGCCAGCACTGCCGAAGAG GTGAAAAATCCTCAACGTGATCTGCCACTGGGTATTGGTGGTTCATTGTTTCTATGTTGTGGATTGTATATGATGGTCTCGATTGTTATTGTCGGTTTAGTACCTTATTATGCTATTGATCCTGATACCCCAATATCCTCTGCATTTGCTAGCCATGGAATGCAATGGGCAGC TTATATTATAAATGCTGGGGCTTTTACAGCTCTATGTGCATCATTGATGGGTGGGATATTGCCCCAG CCAAGAATCTTGATGGCTATGGCAAGGGATGGGCTGCTACCACCATTTTTTTCGGACATAAATAAGCACAGTCAAGTTCCTGTTAAGAGCACAATTGCTACTGGCCTTATTGCTGCAATTTTGGCATTTTCCATGGAAGTCTCTCAATTGGCAGGGATG GTTAGTGTGGGCACACTTCTTGCATTCACCATGGTGGCAATATCGGTGTTGATACTAAGATATATCCCTCCAGATGAGGTTCCTTTGCGCCCTTTTCTCCAACAACCAATTGATTCAGGGACAGGTGGATACATTTGGAGCTGCTTGGAGACAGGTTGGAAAGATAAGGAGGCAGTTGGTACTTCTGGGAACCGAAAACCTTTACTTGTGAAAGAGGATGTATCAATTGAGTATCCCCTTATTCCTAAGCAACTTGCCATTGGCAACT ATTTACACGAGGGTAATAGACGAAAGGTTGTTGGGTGGGTCATAACATTAACATGCGTAGGTATACTTGTCCTCACATATGCTGCTTCGGACTTAACCCTTCTCAG TTCGGTTCGCTTTGGATTGTGTGGGGTTGGTGGCTCTCTTCTTTTGTCTGGTTTAGTCTTTCTAACCTGCATAGATCAAGATGTTGCAAGACACAACTTTGGACACACTGGAG GTTTCATTTGCCCACTGGTGCCACTGCTTCCCATAGTTTGCATTCTCATCAATTCTTATCTACTTGTTAATCTTGG ATCTGACACATGGGCACGTGTGTCAATATGGCTCGCAATAGGGCTAGTTGTTTATGTATTCTATGGCAGAACGCACAGCTCCCTCAAAGATGCAGTTTATGTCCCAGCAACGCAAGTGGATGATACTTATCACGATCACACCACCACGTGTCTTGCTTAA